In Streptomyces chartreusis NRRL 3882, the following are encoded in one genomic region:
- a CDS encoding rhamnulokinase translates to MSGAVKSYAAVDLGASSGRVMVGRVGPDSLELTEAHRFPNRPVRLPEGLRWDVLGLYAGVLDGLKAAGQVDSVGIDSWAVDYGLLDADGALLGNPVHYRDSRTAGVAEKVWATVPAEELYAATGLQYAPFNTLYQLTAARSSAQLSFARRLLLIPDLLTYWLTGEQGTEVTNASTTQLIDPRTRDWSYDIASRLGVDLGLFAPLRQPGDPAGVLRDAVLEETGLTGPVPVTAVGSHDTASAVAAVPAGRERFAYICTGTWSLAGLELDAPVLTEESRAANFTNELGLDGTVRYLRNIMGLWLLQECVRAWGDPDLGALLLEASRVEALRSVVDAGDAAFLAPGRMPERIAEACRASGQPVPESRAEVTRCILDSLALAHRKAVQDAQRLAGHPVDVVHVVGGGTRNALLCQLTADACGLPVVAGPTEAAALGNVLVQARAHGLAGDLAGMRRLLVRTQPLTRYEPRGGTERWRAAQDRLAGG, encoded by the coding sequence GTGAGCGGGGCCGTGAAGTCGTACGCCGCGGTCGACCTCGGCGCGTCCAGCGGGCGCGTCATGGTCGGCCGCGTCGGCCCCGACAGCCTGGAGCTGACCGAGGCGCACCGCTTCCCGAACCGGCCCGTGCGGCTGCCCGAGGGGCTGCGCTGGGACGTCCTGGGCCTGTACGCGGGGGTGCTGGACGGACTGAAGGCGGCCGGGCAGGTCGACTCGGTCGGCATCGACAGCTGGGCCGTGGACTACGGGCTGCTCGACGCGGACGGGGCGCTCCTCGGCAATCCCGTGCACTACCGGGACTCCCGGACGGCAGGGGTCGCGGAGAAGGTGTGGGCGACCGTCCCGGCGGAGGAGCTGTACGCGGCGACCGGGTTGCAGTACGCGCCCTTCAACACCCTGTACCAGCTGACGGCGGCCCGCTCCTCGGCCCAGCTGTCCTTCGCCCGGCGGCTGCTGCTCATCCCCGACCTCCTGACGTACTGGCTCACCGGCGAGCAGGGCACCGAGGTCACCAACGCCTCGACGACCCAGCTGATCGACCCCCGGACGCGCGACTGGTCGTACGACATCGCCTCGCGGTTGGGTGTCGACCTGGGGCTGTTCGCGCCGCTGCGGCAGCCCGGTGATCCGGCGGGTGTGCTGCGGGACGCGGTGCTGGAGGAGACCGGGCTGACCGGCCCCGTGCCCGTGACGGCGGTCGGGTCGCACGACACCGCGTCGGCCGTGGCCGCCGTACCCGCCGGGCGGGAGCGGTTCGCGTACATCTGCACCGGCACCTGGTCCCTGGCCGGTCTGGAGCTGGACGCGCCGGTGCTGACCGAGGAGAGCCGGGCGGCCAACTTCACCAACGAGCTGGGGCTGGACGGCACGGTCCGGTACCTGCGCAACATCATGGGGCTGTGGCTGCTCCAGGAGTGCGTGCGGGCCTGGGGCGACCCGGACCTGGGCGCACTGCTGCTGGAGGCCTCCAGGGTGGAGGCGTTGCGGTCGGTCGTGGACGCGGGTGACGCGGCGTTCCTCGCGCCGGGGCGGATGCCGGAGCGGATCGCCGAGGCGTGCCGGGCCTCGGGGCAGCCCGTGCCCGAGTCGCGGGCCGAGGTGACGCGCTGCATCCTCGACTCCCTCGCCCTCGCCCACCGCAAGGCCGTCCAGGACGCGCAGCGGCTCGCCGGGCATCCGGTCGACGTGGTGCACGTGGTGGGCGGCGGTACGCGCAACGCGCTGCTGTGCCAGCTGACCGCCGACGCCTGCGGGCTGCCGGTGGTCGCGGGGCCGACCGAGGCGGCCGCCCTGGGGAACGTGCTCGTGCAGGCGCGGGCCCACGGACTGGCCGGTGACCTGGCGGGGATGCGGCGGCTGCTCGTCCGTACCCAGCCGCTCACGCGGTACGAGCCGCGCGGCGGGACCGAGCGCTGGCGCGCCGCGCAGGACCGGCTCGCCGGGGGCTGA
- the rhaS gene encoding rhamnose ABC transporter substrate-binding protein has translation MRKTTLRRSCAVLATATSLALALTACGGGTTKKDVANEGGSAATAGKADPNAELKKGLTVGFLPKQVNNPYFTTADKGGEKALAELGSKYKEVGPSSATDTSGQVSYVNTLTQQQVDAMAVSAQDPGALCTALKQAMKNGIKVVTYDSDTTPDCRNAFVSQASAEDLGRTEVQLLAKQIGYKGEIAILSAAQTATNQNTWIDFMKDELKKPEYKNMKLVKTAYGNDDAQQSFQQTQGLLQEYPNLKGIISPTTVGIKAAAQYLSGSKYKGKVKLTGLGTPNDMRKYVKNGTVEAFELWDPAKLGELAARTAVALSSGQITGKEGETFKAGSMGEYTIGKDGVISLGKPTVFDAKNIDQFNF, from the coding sequence ATGCGCAAGACAACCCTCCGCCGCAGCTGCGCGGTGCTCGCCACTGCCACCTCTCTCGCTCTCGCGCTCACCGCCTGTGGCGGGGGCACCACCAAGAAGGACGTCGCGAACGAAGGCGGTTCCGCCGCCACCGCCGGCAAGGCCGACCCCAATGCCGAGCTGAAGAAGGGGCTGACCGTCGGGTTCCTGCCCAAGCAGGTCAACAACCCGTACTTCACCACCGCCGACAAGGGCGGCGAGAAGGCCCTGGCCGAACTGGGCTCCAAGTACAAGGAGGTCGGGCCGTCCAGCGCGACCGACACCTCCGGGCAGGTCAGTTACGTCAACACGCTCACCCAGCAGCAGGTGGACGCGATGGCCGTGTCCGCGCAGGACCCGGGCGCCCTGTGCACCGCCCTCAAGCAGGCCATGAAGAACGGCATCAAGGTCGTCACGTACGACTCCGACACCACGCCCGACTGCCGCAACGCCTTCGTCTCGCAGGCCTCCGCCGAGGACCTGGGCCGTACCGAGGTGCAGCTGCTCGCCAAGCAGATCGGCTACAAGGGCGAGATCGCGATCCTGTCCGCCGCGCAGACCGCGACGAACCAGAACACCTGGATCGACTTCATGAAGGACGAGCTGAAGAAGCCCGAGTACAAGAACATGAAGCTGGTGAAGACCGCGTACGGCAACGACGACGCCCAGCAGTCCTTCCAGCAGACCCAGGGCCTGCTCCAGGAGTACCCGAACCTGAAGGGGATCATCTCCCCGACCACCGTCGGCATCAAGGCCGCCGCCCAGTACCTGTCGGGCTCCAAGTACAAGGGCAAGGTCAAGCTGACCGGCCTCGGCACCCCGAACGACATGCGCAAGTACGTCAAGAACGGCACCGTCGAGGCGTTCGAGCTGTGGGACCCGGCGAAGCTCGGCGAACTGGCCGCCCGTACCGCCGTCGCCCTGTCCTCGGGGCAGATCACCGGCAAGGAGGGCGAGACCTTCAAGGCCGGCTCCATGGGCGAGTACACCATCGGCAAGGACGGCGTGATCAGCCTCGGCAAGCCGACCGTGTTCGACGCCAAGAACATCGACCAGTTCAACTTCTAG
- a CDS encoding ABC transporter permease — protein MADISLSRAVRWSALKRWDSAVGALLIVLLLFSFGFVDGFSNALNLSFLIGNTLPIALIALPMTLLVVSGEIDLSVASTAGLSGAVMGALWNQGMAIETIIPICLLLGVVCGLVNGLLVTRLGLPSLAVTIGTLAAYRGIAQIVLGSDAVTDFPSQYLDFAAGRIGDTFVPYAFLPFLVLLAIAVVALHATPFGRSLFAIGASEEAARFAGIRVKRQKLVLFTLTGLMASLTGIFWALHYASARYDNATGLELSVVAAVLLGGIDFDGGKGTLGGAIAGVFLLGALQNVMSLQDVSAQSQIVVTGVLLVLSVLGPRVVRQISTARAGRRAASTPTP, from the coding sequence ATGGCTGACATCTCCCTGAGCCGAGCGGTCCGCTGGTCCGCCTTGAAGAGGTGGGATTCCGCCGTCGGCGCCCTGCTGATCGTGCTGCTGCTGTTCTCCTTCGGCTTCGTCGACGGGTTCAGCAACGCGCTCAACCTGTCGTTCCTGATCGGCAACACGCTGCCGATCGCGCTGATCGCCCTGCCGATGACGCTGTTGGTGGTGTCCGGCGAGATCGACCTGTCGGTGGCCTCGACGGCGGGTCTGTCCGGTGCCGTGATGGGCGCCCTGTGGAACCAGGGCATGGCCATCGAGACGATCATCCCGATCTGCCTGCTGCTGGGCGTCGTCTGCGGGCTGGTCAACGGCCTGCTGGTGACCAGGCTGGGGCTGCCGTCCCTCGCCGTCACCATCGGCACGCTCGCCGCGTACCGAGGTATCGCGCAAATCGTGCTCGGCTCGGACGCGGTGACCGACTTCCCCTCCCAGTACCTGGACTTCGCGGCCGGGCGCATCGGCGACACGTTCGTCCCGTACGCCTTCCTGCCGTTCCTCGTCCTGCTCGCCATCGCTGTGGTCGCGCTGCACGCCACGCCGTTCGGGCGGTCGCTGTTCGCGATCGGGGCGAGTGAGGAGGCCGCGCGGTTCGCCGGCATCCGGGTCAAACGGCAGAAGCTGGTCCTTTTCACGCTGACCGGCTTGATGGCCTCTCTGACCGGGATCTTCTGGGCGCTGCACTACGCCAGCGCCCGCTACGACAACGCCACGGGTCTGGAACTCTCCGTCGTGGCGGCCGTGTTGCTCGGCGGTATCGACTTCGACGGTGGCAAGGGCACGCTGGGCGGCGCGATCGCCGGGGTGTTCCTGCTGGGGGCGTTGCAGAACGTGATGAGCCTCCAGGACGTCTCGGCGCAGTCGCAGATCGTCGTCACCGGCGTCCTGCTCGTTCTCTCCGTGCTCGGCCCCCGGGTCGTACGGCAGATCTCCACAGCGAGGGCGGGCCGCAGAGCCGCCTCGACTCCCACCCCATGA
- a CDS encoding sugar ABC transporter ATP-binding protein: MTHPSTTGPAPVLALRDVSKSFGAVRALRDVSLELFPGEVHALAGENGAGKSTLIKTLAGVHRPDAGQVLLDGAPVAFHGPGDARDAGIAVIYQEPTLFPDLSIAENIYMGRQPRRALGRIDHKATHNATAALMERLGVELDPDRPARGLSIADQQIVEIAKALSFDARVLIMDEPTAALTGSEVARLFGVVRTLREQGAAVLFISHRLEEIFEICQRVTTLRDGGWVGSEPLDGMTEDDLVRRMVGRDLDELYPKQDVQPGGVALSVRRLTREGVFTDVSFEVRHGEIVGLAGLVGAGRTEVARAVFGIDRWDAGEVSVDGKALVNGAPSTAMAAGLALVPEDRRAQGLVMDMSIERNIGLTGLRTTVKAGLMDRGAERSRSLDWAVKLQVKYARIADTVNTLSGGNQQKVVLAKWLATAPKVLIVDEPTRGIDVGTKAEVHRLLSQLAADGVAVLMISSDLPEILGMADRVLVMHEGRLTAEIPRSDATEETVMAAATGRAAA, encoded by the coding sequence ATGACCCACCCGTCCACCACGGGTCCGGCCCCGGTTCTGGCACTGAGGGACGTCTCCAAGTCCTTCGGCGCGGTCCGCGCACTGCGGGACGTCTCCCTGGAGCTGTTCCCCGGGGAGGTGCACGCCCTCGCCGGTGAGAACGGTGCCGGCAAGTCCACCCTCATCAAGACGCTCGCCGGGGTGCACCGGCCGGACGCCGGCCAGGTGCTGCTCGACGGTGCGCCCGTCGCCTTCCACGGTCCCGGCGACGCCCGCGACGCCGGCATCGCCGTGATCTACCAGGAGCCCACGCTCTTCCCCGACCTGTCGATCGCCGAGAACATCTACATGGGCCGCCAGCCCCGGCGCGCCCTCGGCCGGATCGACCACAAGGCCACGCACAACGCGACCGCCGCCCTCATGGAGCGCCTCGGAGTCGAACTCGACCCCGACCGGCCCGCCCGCGGACTTTCCATCGCCGACCAGCAGATCGTCGAGATCGCCAAGGCCCTCTCCTTCGACGCCCGTGTCCTGATCATGGACGAGCCGACCGCCGCGCTCACCGGCAGCGAGGTCGCCCGCCTCTTCGGCGTCGTACGCACCCTGCGCGAACAGGGCGCCGCCGTGCTGTTCATCTCCCACCGGCTGGAGGAGATCTTCGAGATCTGCCAGCGGGTCACCACCCTGCGCGACGGCGGCTGGGTCGGCAGCGAGCCGCTGGACGGCATGACCGAGGACGACCTCGTGCGCCGCATGGTCGGCCGCGACCTCGACGAGCTCTACCCCAAGCAGGACGTGCAGCCGGGCGGCGTCGCCCTGAGCGTGCGCCGGCTGACCCGCGAGGGTGTGTTCACCGACGTCTCCTTCGAGGTGCGGCACGGCGAGATCGTCGGCCTCGCCGGGCTCGTCGGCGCCGGGCGCACGGAGGTCGCCCGGGCCGTGTTCGGCATCGACCGCTGGGACGCCGGCGAGGTCTCCGTCGACGGCAAGGCCCTGGTCAACGGCGCCCCGTCCACCGCGATGGCCGCCGGACTCGCCCTGGTCCCCGAGGACCGGCGCGCCCAGGGTCTGGTGATGGACATGTCGATCGAGCGGAACATCGGGCTCACCGGGCTGCGCACGACCGTGAAGGCCGGGCTCATGGACCGCGGCGCCGAGCGCAGCCGCTCCCTCGACTGGGCCGTCAAGCTCCAGGTCAAGTACGCCCGGATCGCCGACACCGTCAACACCCTGTCCGGCGGCAACCAGCAGAAGGTCGTGCTCGCCAAGTGGCTGGCCACCGCCCCCAAGGTGCTGATCGTCGACGAGCCGACCCGCGGCATCGACGTCGGCACCAAGGCCGAGGTGCACCGGCTGCTGTCCCAGCTGGCCGCCGACGGCGTGGCCGTCCTGATGATCTCCTCCGACCTGCCCGAGATCCTCGGCATGGCCGACCGCGTGCTGGTCATGCACGAGGGCCGCCTCACCGCCGAGATCCCACGCTCCGACGCCACCGAGGAAACCGTGATGGCCGCAGCCACCGGGAGGGCCGCCGCATGA
- a CDS encoding L-rhamnose mutarotase, with translation MQRVCFLLKVREDRLDEYRERHAAVWPEMLQALSDTGWHNYSLFLREDGLLVGYLETEDFAAAQAGMEATDVNARWQAEMAPFFESLDGARPDEAMKPLTEVFHLA, from the coding sequence ATGCAGCGCGTGTGCTTCCTGCTGAAGGTCCGGGAGGACCGCCTCGACGAGTACCGCGAGCGGCACGCCGCCGTGTGGCCCGAGATGCTCCAGGCACTCTCGGACACCGGCTGGCACAACTACTCGCTCTTCCTGCGCGAGGACGGACTGCTCGTCGGCTACCTGGAGACCGAGGACTTCGCGGCCGCCCAGGCCGGCATGGAAGCCACCGACGTCAACGCCCGCTGGCAGGCGGAGATGGCGCCGTTCTTCGAGTCGCTGGACGGCGCCCGGCCCGACGAGGCCATGAAACCGCTCACGGAAGTGTTCCACCTCGCCTGA
- a CDS encoding bifunctional rhamnulose-1-phosphate aldolase/short-chain dehydrogenase, giving the protein MATHPEAAALLARSHRLGSDPRNTNYAGGNASAKGTETDPVTGGDVELMWVKGSGGDLGTLTEAGLAVLRLDRMRALVDVYPGVEHEDEMVAAFDYCLHGKGGAAPSIDTAMHGLVEAAHVDHLHPDSGIALACAADGEKLTAECFGDSVVWVPWRRPGFQLGLDIAAVKEANPQAIGCILGGHGITAWGDTSEECERNSLHIIRTAEQFLAERGKDEPFGSVLEGYAALSAGERRERAAALAPYVRALASRDRPQVGHFNDSEVVLDFLASAEHPRLAALGTSCPDHFLRTKVRPLVLDLPPTAPLDEAVARLKELHAEYRAEYAAYYERHALPDSPAMRGADPAIVLVPGVGMFSFGKDKQTARVAGEFYVNAINVMRGAEAVSTYAPIEESEKFRIEYWALEEAKLQRMPKPKALATRVALVTGAGSGIGKAIAHRLVAEGACVVVADLNGGNAQAVADELGGPDKAVAVTVDVTSEEQIADAFKAAVLAFGGVDLVVNNAGISISKPLLETSAKDWDLQHDIMARGSFLVSREAARVMIAQELGGDIVYIASKNAVFAGPNNIAYSATKADQAHQVRLLAAELGEHGIRVNGVNPDGVVRGSGIFAGGWGAQRAAVYGVEEEKLGEFYAQRTILKREVLPEHVANAVFALTGGDLTHTTGLHIPVDAGVAAAFLR; this is encoded by the coding sequence ATGGCAACCCATCCCGAAGCCGCCGCTCTCCTGGCCCGTTCCCACCGGCTCGGCTCCGATCCCCGTAACACCAACTACGCGGGAGGCAATGCCTCCGCGAAGGGCACCGAGACCGATCCCGTCACCGGCGGTGACGTCGAGCTGATGTGGGTCAAGGGGTCCGGCGGTGACCTCGGGACTCTCACCGAGGCCGGGCTGGCCGTGCTCCGGCTGGACCGGATGCGGGCGCTCGTCGACGTCTACCCGGGCGTGGAGCACGAGGACGAGATGGTCGCCGCGTTCGACTACTGCCTGCACGGGAAGGGCGGGGCGGCGCCGTCCATCGACACCGCCATGCACGGGCTCGTCGAGGCCGCCCACGTCGATCACCTCCACCCGGACTCCGGTATCGCGCTCGCCTGCGCCGCCGACGGGGAGAAGCTGACCGCCGAGTGTTTCGGGGACAGTGTCGTGTGGGTGCCGTGGCGGCGGCCCGGATTCCAGCTGGGGCTGGACATCGCGGCAGTGAAGGAGGCCAACCCGCAGGCCATCGGGTGCATTCTCGGCGGGCACGGGATCACCGCCTGGGGGGACACGTCCGAGGAGTGCGAGCGGAACTCGCTGCACATCATCCGGACCGCGGAGCAGTTCCTCGCCGAGCGTGGCAAGGACGAGCCCTTCGGGTCGGTGCTCGAGGGGTACGCCGCGCTGAGTGCCGGGGAGCGCCGGGAGCGGGCCGCCGCGCTCGCGCCGTACGTCCGTGCCCTCGCCTCCCGGGACCGGCCGCAGGTCGGGCACTTCAACGACTCCGAGGTGGTCCTCGACTTCCTCGCGAGCGCCGAGCATCCGCGGCTGGCGGCGCTCGGCACCTCCTGCCCTGACCACTTCCTGCGGACCAAGGTCCGGCCGCTGGTCCTCGACCTGCCGCCGACCGCTCCGCTCGACGAGGCCGTCGCCCGGCTGAAGGAGCTGCACGCGGAGTACCGCGCGGAGTACGCCGCCTACTACGAGCGGCACGCCCTGCCCGACTCCCCCGCCATGCGCGGCGCCGATCCGGCGATCGTGCTGGTGCCCGGGGTCGGCATGTTCTCGTTCGGCAAGGACAAGCAGACCGCCCGGGTGGCCGGCGAGTTCTACGTCAACGCCATCAACGTGATGCGCGGCGCGGAGGCTGTGTCCACGTACGCGCCGATCGAGGAGTCCGAGAAGTTCCGCATCGAATACTGGGCCCTTGAGGAGGCCAAGCTTCAGCGGATGCCGAAGCCCAAGGCGCTCGCGACGCGGGTGGCGCTGGTGACCGGTGCCGGCAGCGGGATCGGGAAGGCCATCGCGCACCGGCTCGTGGCCGAGGGGGCGTGCGTCGTCGTCGCGGACCTCAACGGCGGCAACGCCCAGGCCGTCGCCGACGAGCTGGGCGGGCCGGACAAGGCCGTCGCCGTGACCGTGGACGTCACGTCCGAGGAGCAGATCGCCGACGCCTTCAAGGCGGCCGTGCTGGCCTTCGGCGGCGTCGACCTCGTCGTCAACAACGCCGGTATCTCGATCTCCAAGCCGCTGCTGGAGACCTCGGCCAAGGACTGGGACCTGCAGCACGACATCATGGCGCGCGGGTCCTTCCTCGTGTCGCGGGAAGCGGCGCGGGTCATGATCGCGCAGGAGCTGGGCGGCGACATCGTCTACATCGCCTCGAAGAACGCCGTGTTCGCCGGGCCCAACAACATCGCCTACTCGGCCACCAAGGCCGACCAGGCCCACCAGGTGCGGCTGCTCGCCGCCGAGCTGGGCGAGCACGGCATCCGCGTCAACGGCGTCAACCCCGACGGTGTCGTGCGCGGCTCCGGGATCTTCGCCGGCGGGTGGGGGGCCCAGCGGGCCGCCGTGTACGGGGTCGAGGAGGAGAAGCTCGGCGAGTTCTACGCCCAGCGGACCATCCTCAAGCGTGAGGTGCTCCCCGAGCATGTCGCGAACGCGGTCTTCGCCCTCACGGGCGGCGACCTGACCCACACCACCGGGCTGCACATCCCGGTCGACGCCGGCGTCGCGGCCGCCTTCCTGCGGTGA
- a CDS encoding (Fe-S)-binding protein, producing MRVALFLTCVNDTLYPDTGRAVVKLLTRLGVDVDFPMAQTCCGQAHYNTGYRHEAEPLARHFSDVFGAYEAIVTPSGSCGAMVRELYPRMGERARAEGRGDTLAATLAPVVPKTYELTEFLVDVLGVTDVGAYYPHKVTYHPTCHGLRGLGLGDRPRRLLQAVKGLELAELPGADECCGFGGTFALKNADVSAAMGADKVRNAESTGAEVLCAADNSCLMHIGGTMTRLRTGMRPVHIAEILASTEEEPAV from the coding sequence ATGCGTGTCGCCCTGTTCCTGACCTGCGTCAACGACACGCTGTATCCGGACACCGGGCGCGCCGTGGTGAAACTGCTGACCAGACTGGGCGTCGACGTCGACTTCCCGATGGCGCAGACCTGCTGCGGCCAGGCGCACTACAACACCGGATACCGGCACGAGGCCGAACCGCTCGCCCGGCACTTCTCCGATGTCTTCGGCGCGTACGAGGCGATCGTGACGCCGTCCGGGTCGTGCGGGGCGATGGTGCGGGAGCTGTATCCGCGGATGGGCGAGCGGGCCCGGGCCGAGGGGCGTGGGGACACCCTCGCGGCCACGCTGGCCCCGGTGGTGCCGAAGACGTACGAGCTCACGGAGTTCCTCGTGGACGTGCTGGGCGTGACGGACGTCGGGGCGTACTACCCGCACAAGGTGACGTACCACCCGACCTGTCACGGGCTGCGCGGGCTGGGCCTCGGCGACCGGCCGAGGCGGTTGCTCCAGGCCGTGAAGGGGCTGGAGCTGGCCGAGCTGCCGGGGGCCGACGAGTGCTGCGGGTTCGGCGGCACCTTCGCCCTGAAGAACGCCGACGTCTCGGCGGCGATGGGCGCCGACAAGGTGCGCAACGCCGAGTCGACGGGCGCCGAGGTGCTGTGCGCGGCCGACAACTCCTGTCTGATGCACATCGGCGGGACGATGACCCGGCTGCGCACCGGGATGCGGCCGGTGCACATCGCGGAGATCCTGGCGAGCACGGAGGAGGAACCGGCCGTATGA
- the rhaI gene encoding L-rhamnose isomerase yields MTELAAVKAALKTQAVETPSWAYGNSGTRFKVFAQAGVPRDPYEKLDDAAKVHEFTGAAPTVALHIPWDKADDYAALAKHAEERGVKLGAINSNTFQDDDYKLGSICHPDAAVRRKALDHLLECVDIMDATGSTDLKLWFADGTNYPGQDDIRARQDRLAEGLAEVYERLGEGQRMLLEYKFFEPAFYTTDVPDWGTAYAHCLKLGPKAQVVVDTGHHAPGTNIEFIVATLLREGKLGGFDFNSRFYADDDLMVGAADPFQLFRIMYEVIRGGGFSPEVAFMLDQCHNIEAKIPAIIRSVMNVQEATAKALLVDREALGEAQKSGDVLEANAVLMDAYNTDVRPLLAEVREEMGLDPDPIAAYRRSGWAEKIAEERVGGQQAGWGA; encoded by the coding sequence GTGACCGAGCTCGCCGCGGTGAAGGCCGCTCTCAAGACCCAGGCAGTCGAGACGCCGTCGTGGGCGTACGGGAACTCGGGCACGCGCTTCAAGGTGTTCGCGCAAGCGGGTGTGCCGCGCGATCCGTACGAGAAGCTGGACGACGCGGCGAAGGTGCACGAGTTCACGGGGGCCGCCCCGACCGTCGCCCTGCACATCCCGTGGGACAAGGCCGACGACTACGCGGCGCTGGCGAAGCATGCCGAGGAGCGTGGTGTGAAGCTCGGCGCGATCAACTCGAACACGTTCCAGGACGACGACTACAAGCTCGGCAGCATCTGCCACCCGGACGCGGCGGTGCGGCGGAAGGCCCTGGACCATCTGCTGGAATGCGTCGACATCATGGACGCGACCGGTTCGACGGACCTGAAGCTGTGGTTCGCCGACGGGACGAACTATCCCGGGCAGGACGACATCCGGGCCCGGCAGGACCGGCTCGCCGAGGGGCTCGCGGAGGTCTACGAGCGGCTCGGTGAGGGGCAGCGGATGCTGCTGGAGTACAAGTTCTTCGAGCCGGCGTTCTACACGACCGACGTGCCGGACTGGGGCACCGCGTACGCCCACTGCCTGAAGCTCGGGCCGAAGGCTCAGGTCGTCGTCGACACCGGGCATCACGCACCGGGTACCAACATCGAGTTCATCGTGGCGACGCTGCTGCGGGAGGGGAAGCTCGGAGGGTTCGACTTCAACTCGCGGTTCTACGCGGACGACGACCTGATGGTCGGGGCCGCGGATCCGTTCCAGCTGTTCCGGATCATGTACGAGGTGATCCGGGGCGGGGGGTTCTCGCCCGAGGTCGCGTTCATGCTCGACCAGTGCCACAACATCGAGGCGAAGATCCCGGCGATCATCCGCTCGGTGATGAATGTGCAGGAGGCGACGGCGAAGGCGCTCCTCGTCGACCGGGAGGCCCTGGGTGAGGCGCAGAAGTCGGGTGACGTGCTGGAGGCCAATGCCGTGCTGATGGACGCGTACAACACCGATGTCCGGCCTCTGCTGGCCGAGGTGCGGGAGGAAATGGGTCTCGACCCGGACCCGATCGCCGCGTATCGCCGTTCCGGGTGGGCGGAGAAGATCGCCGAGGAGCGCGTGGGCGGACAGCAGGCCGGCTGGGGGGCGTGA
- a CDS encoding ABC transporter permease codes for MTVVTPQEAPVADVPKSSGTRLVDRVFKMRELAILIVFLVMIAVTQAGNSEFLSEQGIKDLLLNATILVLVATGQSLVVITRNVDLSVGSTLGISAFAAGTYLQGGGNAVVAIALAVLLGIGFGLLNGLLVSLGQVPALVVTLGTLYIIRGIDSIWVGSRQITAADLPGGFVDFGSGGISAVPYLALIALAVLVATAYYLKHFASGRELYALGSNPEAARLAGIPVRERILAAYTFCGALAGLAGAMYLARFGNVDSGTGNGYELTVVSAVVVGGVVFTGGSGSVYGAALGALLLTSINSVLPALGVSSVWVLAINGILLILAIAVDRIVALRVASALKKRNARHG; via the coding sequence ATGACGGTCGTCACCCCACAAGAGGCCCCCGTGGCCGACGTGCCCAAGTCGAGCGGCACCCGCCTCGTCGACCGCGTCTTCAAGATGCGCGAACTCGCCATCCTGATCGTCTTCCTGGTGATGATCGCCGTCACCCAGGCCGGCAACAGCGAGTTCCTCTCCGAACAGGGCATCAAGGACCTGCTGCTGAACGCGACGATCCTCGTGCTGGTCGCCACCGGCCAGTCCCTCGTCGTCATCACCCGCAACGTCGACCTGTCCGTCGGATCCACGCTCGGCATCAGCGCGTTCGCCGCCGGCACCTATCTCCAGGGCGGCGGCAACGCGGTCGTGGCGATCGCCCTGGCCGTGCTGCTCGGCATCGGCTTCGGACTGCTCAACGGACTGCTCGTCAGCCTCGGCCAGGTGCCCGCGCTCGTCGTCACCCTCGGCACGCTCTACATCATCCGCGGCATCGACTCCATCTGGGTCGGCTCCCGGCAGATCACCGCGGCCGACCTGCCCGGTGGTTTCGTCGACTTCGGCTCCGGTGGCATCTCGGCGGTGCCGTACCTGGCGCTGATCGCGCTGGCGGTGTTGGTGGCGACGGCCTACTACCTCAAGCACTTCGCCAGCGGCCGCGAGCTCTACGCGCTGGGCTCCAACCCCGAGGCCGCCCGCCTCGCCGGCATCCCCGTGCGCGAGCGGATCCTCGCCGCGTACACCTTCTGCGGCGCCCTCGCCGGACTCGCCGGCGCGATGTACCTCGCCCGGTTCGGCAACGTCGACTCCGGCACCGGCAACGGCTACGAACTGACCGTCGTCAGCGCGGTCGTGGTCGGCGGCGTCGTCTTCACCGGCGGCTCCGGCAGCGTCTACGGGGCGGCCCTCGGCGCGCTGCTGCTGACGTCGATCAACAGTGTGCTGCCCGCCCTCGGCGTCAGCTCCGTGTGGGTGCTCGCCATCAACGGCATCCTGCTCATCCTCGCCATCGCGGTCGACCGGATCGTCGCGCTGCGCGTGGCCTCCGCCCTGAAGAAGAGGAACGCCCGCCATGGCTGA